One segment of Calditerrivibrio sp. DNA contains the following:
- the purF gene encoding amidophosphoribosyltransferase — translation MLWDKFREECGVAGVYGDKDAANLVYLSLYSLQHRGQEGSGICSTDRHSFYIHKSLGLVADIFSNNVLRELKGDIAIGHNRYSTTGANNISNTQPIFAEINKGKIALVHNGNIVNASQIKQELVESGSIFMSTTDSEIIIHLLAKNQKPTLIEAIVDALSLLKGAYSLIFMTEHSLIGVRDPMGVRPLVLGKIRSGYMLASETVALDLVEAEFIREIEPGEMVIINDDGIKSFKPFESVVPRPCIFEYIYFARPDSMIFGKYVYDVRKEFGKRLALENPVEADIVIPVPDSGVVATLGYSEYSGLPYEQGLIRNHYVGRTFIEPSQSIRHFGVKIKLNPVTSIIRGKRVVVVDDSIVRGTTSRKIVKMLREAGAKEVHMRISSPPTKFPCFYGIDTPTRKELIASTHTIDEIRKYITADSLGYLSIQGMYECVKNLPFCDACFTGDYPTLHGDGETINKM, via the coding sequence ATGCTTTGGGATAAATTTCGTGAAGAATGTGGTGTAGCTGGTGTTTATGGTGATAAAGACGCGGCTAATTTGGTATATTTGTCTTTGTACTCGCTCCAGCATCGGGGTCAGGAAGGCTCAGGCATCTGTTCTACTGATAGGCACTCTTTTTATATTCACAAATCCTTAGGTCTTGTAGCTGATATCTTTTCTAATAATGTTCTTAGAGAGCTCAAGGGTGATATTGCTATAGGTCACAACAGGTATTCCACTACAGGAGCAAACAATATTTCGAATACCCAGCCTATATTTGCTGAAATCAACAAAGGTAAAATAGCTTTGGTGCATAATGGGAATATCGTAAATGCTTCCCAGATAAAACAGGAGCTTGTTGAAAGTGGTTCTATTTTTATGTCCACTACTGATAGTGAGATAATCATCCATCTTCTTGCTAAAAATCAAAAACCTACACTCATTGAGGCGATCGTAGATGCCCTTTCCCTTTTAAAGGGGGCATACTCTTTAATCTTTATGACCGAACACTCATTAATCGGTGTTAGAGATCCTATGGGAGTAAGACCTCTTGTTCTTGGTAAAATAAGAAGTGGATATATGCTTGCCAGTGAAACGGTAGCTCTCGATCTTGTAGAAGCTGAGTTTATTAGAGAGATAGAGCCTGGAGAAATGGTCATTATCAACGATGATGGTATCAAAAGCTTCAAACCTTTTGAAAGCGTTGTGCCTCGACCATGTATTTTTGAATACATATATTTTGCAAGACCAGATTCTATGATATTTGGAAAGTATGTTTATGATGTGCGCAAGGAGTTTGGTAAGAGATTAGCTCTTGAAAATCCAGTAGAAGCCGATATTGTTATTCCTGTCCCTGATTCGGGCGTAGTTGCCACTTTGGGGTATTCTGAGTACAGTGGTTTGCCTTACGAACAGGGGTTGATTAGAAACCACTACGTTGGAAGAACATTTATAGAACCGTCCCAATCCATCAGACACTTTGGCGTCAAAATAAAATTAAATCCTGTTACTTCCATCATAAGAGGAAAAAGGGTTGTGGTGGTGGATGATTCCATAGTGAGGGGTACTACAAGTAGGAAAATTGTAAAGATGCTCAGGGAGGCTGGAGCAAAAGAGGTACATATGAGAATATCATCACCTCCAACCAAGTTCCCCTGTTTTTATGGTATAGATACACCTACAAGAAAAGAGTTAATTGCATCTACCCATACTATAGATGAGATTAGAAAATATATTACCGCGGACTCACTGGGTTATCTATCTATTCAAGGGATGTATGAGTGTGTGAAAAACCTACCCTTTTGTGATGCTTGTTTTACTGGCGATTACCCAACGTTGCATGGTGATGGTGAGACTATAAATAAAATGTGA